Proteins encoded by one window of Rhodobacteraceae bacterium IMCC1335:
- a CDS encoding ABC transporter permease has translation MDILQILLSESFWSASIRIATPLIFGVLGALICEKSGVLNLGIEGIFVAGAMVGWMAVWLGAGLWGGVLAAALAGAFFGLLHGILTVPLGLSQHVSGLGITLFATSVSYFSYRTALPTVSSPPRITPFRPLDIPILSDLPFIGPILFQQTALTFLALFCVAVVWYIFNKTALGVALKAVGDNPNSVDAQGLSVYTLRIGAVMAGSALMALGGAFLTMSAFDAFFFGMVNGRGWICIALVIFASWRPGKALLGAILFGAFDALQVRLQTEVGGSVPSQVFLAAPYVLSIIALVIAARSADYPRALLTPWFKGQR, from the coding sequence ATGGATATTCTTCAAATTTTGCTCAGCGAAAGCTTTTGGTCTGCCTCGATCAGGATCGCAACACCGCTTATCTTTGGCGTTCTGGGCGCCTTAATTTGCGAAAAATCCGGTGTTTTGAATCTTGGAATCGAAGGCATTTTCGTGGCTGGTGCAATGGTGGGTTGGATGGCGGTTTGGTTGGGCGCTGGCTTATGGGGCGGGGTGCTTGCCGCAGCCCTTGCAGGAGCGTTTTTTGGATTGCTGCATGGTATTTTAACGGTCCCGCTGGGCCTAAGCCAACACGTGTCGGGCTTGGGAATCACGCTTTTTGCCACCTCTGTCAGCTATTTTTCTTACCGCACGGCGCTTCCTACCGTGTCGTCGCCGCCGCGCATAACGCCGTTTCGACCGTTGGATATTCCGATTTTGTCAGATTTGCCTTTTATCGGCCCGATTTTGTTTCAGCAAACGGCGCTTACCTTCTTGGCGCTTTTTTGCGTTGCCGTGGTTTGGTATATTTTTAACAAAACCGCGCTGGGTGTTGCTTTAAAGGCGGTTGGTGACAATCCGAACTCAGTGGATGCGCAAGGATTAAGCGTTTATACGCTGCGCATCGGCGCCGTGATGGCCGGATCGGCTTTGATGGCGCTTGGCGGCGCGTTTTTAACGATGTCTGCCTTTGATGCCTTCTTTTTTGGCATGGTAAATGGCCGTGGCTGGATTTGCATCGCATTGGTTATTTTCGCCAGTTGGCGGCCTGGAAAGGCGCTTTTGGGGGCGATTTTATTTGGAGCTTTTGATGCTTTGCAGGTACGCCTACAAACCGAGGTTGGCGGGTCTGTGCCCAGCCAAGTTTTTCTGGCGGCTCCATACGTCTTATCGATCATTGCCCTTGTGATCGCGGCAAGAAGCGCGGATTATCCACGGGCCTTGTTAACCCCTTGGTTTAAAGGCCAACGATAG